One Mangifera indica cultivar Alphonso chromosome 4, CATAS_Mindica_2.1, whole genome shotgun sequence genomic region harbors:
- the LOC123212932 gene encoding rhamnogalacturonan I rhamnosyltransferase 1-like isoform X4 yields the protein MFPAKWTSLFNLHRLLLLQETIQICDMVTVARLLNLTLVVPELDKTSFWADHSNFEDIFNVRHFTDSLRDEVRIIKRLPKKFSRKYGYKPFQLPPVSWSNDKYYLQQILPLFSKHKVLHFNKTDTRLANNGIPLNLQKLRCRVNFRGLKFTPQIETLGYKLVRILQERGSFVVLHLRYEMDMLAFSGCTHGCTMEEAEELKRLRYAYPWWREKEIVSEERRSQGLCPLTPEEAALVLQALGLDKETQIYIAAGEIYGGEKRLAALRAAYPLIVKKETLLDPEELQSFHNHSSQMAALDFMVSTASNTFIPTYDGNMAKVVEGHRRYLGFKKSVLLDRRKIVELVDMHQNGTLSWNEFSVAIRLAHEKRLGQPTRRKVIADKPKEEDYFYANPQECLCEGANCDDLLGLDNSSEVQ from the exons ATGTTCCCCGCCAAGTGGACCTCGTTGTTCAATCTCCATCGCCTCCTGTTGCTCCAA gAAACTATACAA ataTGTGACATGGTGACTGTTGCACGGCTTTTGAATCTCACTTTGGTGGTTCCAGAGCTTGATAAGACATCTTTCTGGGCAGACCATAG TAACTTTGAGGACATATTTAATGTAAGACATTTCACTGATTCTCTAAGAGATGAAGTTCGAATCATCAAACGACTGCCAAAGAAGTTCAGTAGGAAGTATGGATATAAACCTTTTCAGCTGCCTCCTGTTAGCTGGTCAAACGATAAGTATTATTTGCAGCAG ATTCTGCCACTTTTCAGTAAACATAAAGTGTTGCACTTCAACAAAACAGATACACGTTTGGCAAACAATGGCATCCCACTTAATCTTCAAAAACTCAGGTGCCGTGTAAATTTTCGGGGCCTGAAATTCACTCCCCAGATTGAGACCTTGGGATACAAATTGGTTCGTATTTTACAAGAAAGGGGATCTTTTGTGGTTTTGCATCTGAGATATGAGATGGATATGTTGGCTTTCTCTGGTTGTACTCATGGCTGCACCATGGAAGAAGCTGAGGAGCTAAAACGTTTGAG GTATGCATACCCATGgtggagagagaaagagatagtGTCAGAAGAGAGGAGATCACAGGGTCTGTGTCCTCTGACACCTGAGGAGGCAGCATTAGTTTTGCAAGCATTGGGGCTTGATAAGGAAACACAGATCTATATTGCAGCTGGTGAGATTTATGGTGGTGAAAAGAGGTTGGCAGCGTTAAGGGCTGCATATCCACTGATT GTTAAAAAGGAAACGTTGTTAGATCCAGAAGAATTGCAATCTTTTCATAATCATTCATCTCAAATGGCTGCCCTGGATTTTATGGTTTCCACAGCCAGCAACACATTCATTCCCACATATGATGGGAATATGGCAAAAGTTGTGGAAGGTCACCGCAG GTATCTTGGGTTCAAGAAGTCTGTCCTGCTGGATAGGAGAAAAATTGTAGAGTTGGTGGATATGCATCAGAATGGGACACTTTCCTGGAATGAGTTTTCAGTTGCTATACGGCTAGCTCATGAGAAAAGGCTTGGACAGCCAACTCGGCGAAAAGTAATTGCAGACAAACCCAAAGAGGAAGATTATTTCTATGCAAATCCTCAAGAATGCCTTTGTGAGGGAGCAAATTGTGATGATTTACTAGGTCTTGATAACTCGAGCGAAGTACAGTAA
- the LOC123212932 gene encoding rhamnogalacturonan I rhamnosyltransferase 1-like isoform X2 encodes MRQIASAGDSQNTITSLVFKGNYTSNGFLIVSCNGGLNQMRAAICDMVTVARLLNLTLVVPELDKTSFWADHSNFEDIFNVRHFTDSLRDEVRIIKRLPKKFSRKYGYKPFQLPPVSWSNDKYYLQQILPLFSKHKVLHFNKTDTRLANNGIPLNLQKLRCRVNFRGLKFTPQIETLGYKLVRILQERGSFVVLHLRYEMDMLAFSGCTHGCTMEEAEELKRLRYAYPWWREKEIVSEERRSQGLCPLTPEEAALVLQALGLDKETQIYIAAGEIYGGEKRLAALRAAYPLIVKKETLLDPEELQSFHNHSSQMAALDFMVSTASNTFIPTYDGNMAKVVEGHRRYLGFKKSVLLDRRKIVELVDMHQNGTLSWNEFSVAIRLAHEKRLGQPTRRKVIADKPKEEDYFYANPQECLCEGANCDDLLGLDNSSEVQ; translated from the exons ATGCGACAAATTGCCAGCGCCGGTGATTCCCAGAACACGATTACAAGTTTGGTTTTTAAGG gAAACTATACAAGTAATGGTTTTCTCATCGTGTCCTGCAATGGGGGCTTGAATCAAATGCGTGCTGCA ataTGTGACATGGTGACTGTTGCACGGCTTTTGAATCTCACTTTGGTGGTTCCAGAGCTTGATAAGACATCTTTCTGGGCAGACCATAG TAACTTTGAGGACATATTTAATGTAAGACATTTCACTGATTCTCTAAGAGATGAAGTTCGAATCATCAAACGACTGCCAAAGAAGTTCAGTAGGAAGTATGGATATAAACCTTTTCAGCTGCCTCCTGTTAGCTGGTCAAACGATAAGTATTATTTGCAGCAG ATTCTGCCACTTTTCAGTAAACATAAAGTGTTGCACTTCAACAAAACAGATACACGTTTGGCAAACAATGGCATCCCACTTAATCTTCAAAAACTCAGGTGCCGTGTAAATTTTCGGGGCCTGAAATTCACTCCCCAGATTGAGACCTTGGGATACAAATTGGTTCGTATTTTACAAGAAAGGGGATCTTTTGTGGTTTTGCATCTGAGATATGAGATGGATATGTTGGCTTTCTCTGGTTGTACTCATGGCTGCACCATGGAAGAAGCTGAGGAGCTAAAACGTTTGAG GTATGCATACCCATGgtggagagagaaagagatagtGTCAGAAGAGAGGAGATCACAGGGTCTGTGTCCTCTGACACCTGAGGAGGCAGCATTAGTTTTGCAAGCATTGGGGCTTGATAAGGAAACACAGATCTATATTGCAGCTGGTGAGATTTATGGTGGTGAAAAGAGGTTGGCAGCGTTAAGGGCTGCATATCCACTGATT GTTAAAAAGGAAACGTTGTTAGATCCAGAAGAATTGCAATCTTTTCATAATCATTCATCTCAAATGGCTGCCCTGGATTTTATGGTTTCCACAGCCAGCAACACATTCATTCCCACATATGATGGGAATATGGCAAAAGTTGTGGAAGGTCACCGCAG GTATCTTGGGTTCAAGAAGTCTGTCCTGCTGGATAGGAGAAAAATTGTAGAGTTGGTGGATATGCATCAGAATGGGACACTTTCCTGGAATGAGTTTTCAGTTGCTATACGGCTAGCTCATGAGAAAAGGCTTGGACAGCCAACTCGGCGAAAAGTAATTGCAGACAAACCCAAAGAGGAAGATTATTTCTATGCAAATCCTCAAGAATGCCTTTGTGAGGGAGCAAATTGTGATGATTTACTAGGTCTTGATAACTCGAGCGAAGTACAGTAA
- the LOC123214466 gene encoding transmembrane emp24 domain-containing protein p24delta9-like, with protein sequence MNMMRVIGTLVVILGFLSSPSQSLRFEIQSGHTRCIAEDIKSNSMTVGKYNIVNPNEGQPLPDSHKLIVRVTSSYGNSYHFGDHVDSGHFAFTAAEDGDYMTCFWAVDHNPQITLTIDFDWRTGVQAKDWSNVAKKGTVEVMEIELKRLIDTVDSIHQEMFYLRERESEMQQLNEATNSRMAWLSGLSLLICITVAGLQLWHLKTFFEKKKLI encoded by the exons ATGAATATGATGAGAGTAATCGGAACCCTTGTGGTAATCCTTGGGTTTTTATCCTCTCCTTCTCAATCACTCCGCTTCGAAATACAATCGGGTCATACCAGATGCATCGCCGAAGACATCAAAAGCAACTCCATGACCGTTGGCAAGTACAACATCGTCAATCCTAACGAAGGCCAGCCTTTGCCCGATTCACACAAGCTCATCGTCAGG GTGACGTCGTCATATGGGAATAGTTATCATTTCGGGGATCATGTTGATTCGGGTCACTTTGCGTTTACGGCTGCTGAGGATGGAGATTACATGACTTGCTTTTGGGCCGTTGATCATAACCCACAAATAACCTTGACCATTGATTTTGATTGGAGGACGGGTGTGCAAGCTAAGGACTGGTCCAATGTCGCTAAGAAAGGCACAGTTGAA GTCATGGAAATAGAGCTCAAGAGGTTGATTGATACTGTTGATTCAATTCATCAAGAAATGTTTTATCTTCGGGAAAG AGAATCAGAAATGCAGCAGTTGAATGAAGCTACAAACTCCAGAATGGCGTGGTTGAGTGGGCTTTCACTTCTTATTTGTATAACAGTTGCAGGCCTGCAACTGTGGCACTTGAAGACCTTCTTTGAAAAAAAGAAGCTCATTTAA
- the LOC123212932 gene encoding rhamnogalacturonan I rhamnosyltransferase 1-like isoform X1: MEVRSENIQVRCDKLPAPVIPRTRLQVWFLRVCSSILLWTCLVQLVTVGELWHPKIFPNLSNRIRWFKNVPRQVDLVVQSPSPPVAPRNYTSNGFLIVSCNGGLNQMRAAICDMVTVARLLNLTLVVPELDKTSFWADHSNFEDIFNVRHFTDSLRDEVRIIKRLPKKFSRKYGYKPFQLPPVSWSNDKYYLQQILPLFSKHKVLHFNKTDTRLANNGIPLNLQKLRCRVNFRGLKFTPQIETLGYKLVRILQERGSFVVLHLRYEMDMLAFSGCTHGCTMEEAEELKRLRYAYPWWREKEIVSEERRSQGLCPLTPEEAALVLQALGLDKETQIYIAAGEIYGGEKRLAALRAAYPLIVKKETLLDPEELQSFHNHSSQMAALDFMVSTASNTFIPTYDGNMAKVVEGHRRYLGFKKSVLLDRRKIVELVDMHQNGTLSWNEFSVAIRLAHEKRLGQPTRRKVIADKPKEEDYFYANPQECLCEGANCDDLLGLDNSSEVQ, encoded by the exons ATGGAAGTTAGATCGGAGAATATTCAAGTTAGATGCGACAAATTGCCAGCGCCGGTGATTCCCAGAACACGATTACAAGTTTGGTTTTTAAGGGTATGTTCCAGCATATTGCTATGGACATGTTTGGTACAGTTAGTGACCGTTGGAGAGCTTTGGCACCCTAAAATTTTCCCCAATCTAAGCAATAGAATACGTTGGTTTAAAAATGTTCCCCGCCAAGTGGACCTCGTTGTTCAATCTCCATCGCCTCCTGTTGCTCCAA gAAACTATACAAGTAATGGTTTTCTCATCGTGTCCTGCAATGGGGGCTTGAATCAAATGCGTGCTGCA ataTGTGACATGGTGACTGTTGCACGGCTTTTGAATCTCACTTTGGTGGTTCCAGAGCTTGATAAGACATCTTTCTGGGCAGACCATAG TAACTTTGAGGACATATTTAATGTAAGACATTTCACTGATTCTCTAAGAGATGAAGTTCGAATCATCAAACGACTGCCAAAGAAGTTCAGTAGGAAGTATGGATATAAACCTTTTCAGCTGCCTCCTGTTAGCTGGTCAAACGATAAGTATTATTTGCAGCAG ATTCTGCCACTTTTCAGTAAACATAAAGTGTTGCACTTCAACAAAACAGATACACGTTTGGCAAACAATGGCATCCCACTTAATCTTCAAAAACTCAGGTGCCGTGTAAATTTTCGGGGCCTGAAATTCACTCCCCAGATTGAGACCTTGGGATACAAATTGGTTCGTATTTTACAAGAAAGGGGATCTTTTGTGGTTTTGCATCTGAGATATGAGATGGATATGTTGGCTTTCTCTGGTTGTACTCATGGCTGCACCATGGAAGAAGCTGAGGAGCTAAAACGTTTGAG GTATGCATACCCATGgtggagagagaaagagatagtGTCAGAAGAGAGGAGATCACAGGGTCTGTGTCCTCTGACACCTGAGGAGGCAGCATTAGTTTTGCAAGCATTGGGGCTTGATAAGGAAACACAGATCTATATTGCAGCTGGTGAGATTTATGGTGGTGAAAAGAGGTTGGCAGCGTTAAGGGCTGCATATCCACTGATT GTTAAAAAGGAAACGTTGTTAGATCCAGAAGAATTGCAATCTTTTCATAATCATTCATCTCAAATGGCTGCCCTGGATTTTATGGTTTCCACAGCCAGCAACACATTCATTCCCACATATGATGGGAATATGGCAAAAGTTGTGGAAGGTCACCGCAG GTATCTTGGGTTCAAGAAGTCTGTCCTGCTGGATAGGAGAAAAATTGTAGAGTTGGTGGATATGCATCAGAATGGGACACTTTCCTGGAATGAGTTTTCAGTTGCTATACGGCTAGCTCATGAGAAAAGGCTTGGACAGCCAACTCGGCGAAAAGTAATTGCAGACAAACCCAAAGAGGAAGATTATTTCTATGCAAATCCTCAAGAATGCCTTTGTGAGGGAGCAAATTGTGATGATTTACTAGGTCTTGATAACTCGAGCGAAGTACAGTAA
- the LOC123212932 gene encoding rhamnogalacturonan I rhamnosyltransferase 1-like isoform X3, protein MEVRSENIQVRCDKLPAPVIPRTRLQVWFLRICDMVTVARLLNLTLVVPELDKTSFWADHSNFEDIFNVRHFTDSLRDEVRIIKRLPKKFSRKYGYKPFQLPPVSWSNDKYYLQQILPLFSKHKVLHFNKTDTRLANNGIPLNLQKLRCRVNFRGLKFTPQIETLGYKLVRILQERGSFVVLHLRYEMDMLAFSGCTHGCTMEEAEELKRLRYAYPWWREKEIVSEERRSQGLCPLTPEEAALVLQALGLDKETQIYIAAGEIYGGEKRLAALRAAYPLIVKKETLLDPEELQSFHNHSSQMAALDFMVSTASNTFIPTYDGNMAKVVEGHRRYLGFKKSVLLDRRKIVELVDMHQNGTLSWNEFSVAIRLAHEKRLGQPTRRKVIADKPKEEDYFYANPQECLCEGANCDDLLGLDNSSEVQ, encoded by the exons ATGGAAGTTAGATCGGAGAATATTCAAGTTAGATGCGACAAATTGCCAGCGCCGGTGATTCCCAGAACACGATTACAAGTTTGGTTTTTAAGG ataTGTGACATGGTGACTGTTGCACGGCTTTTGAATCTCACTTTGGTGGTTCCAGAGCTTGATAAGACATCTTTCTGGGCAGACCATAG TAACTTTGAGGACATATTTAATGTAAGACATTTCACTGATTCTCTAAGAGATGAAGTTCGAATCATCAAACGACTGCCAAAGAAGTTCAGTAGGAAGTATGGATATAAACCTTTTCAGCTGCCTCCTGTTAGCTGGTCAAACGATAAGTATTATTTGCAGCAG ATTCTGCCACTTTTCAGTAAACATAAAGTGTTGCACTTCAACAAAACAGATACACGTTTGGCAAACAATGGCATCCCACTTAATCTTCAAAAACTCAGGTGCCGTGTAAATTTTCGGGGCCTGAAATTCACTCCCCAGATTGAGACCTTGGGATACAAATTGGTTCGTATTTTACAAGAAAGGGGATCTTTTGTGGTTTTGCATCTGAGATATGAGATGGATATGTTGGCTTTCTCTGGTTGTACTCATGGCTGCACCATGGAAGAAGCTGAGGAGCTAAAACGTTTGAG GTATGCATACCCATGgtggagagagaaagagatagtGTCAGAAGAGAGGAGATCACAGGGTCTGTGTCCTCTGACACCTGAGGAGGCAGCATTAGTTTTGCAAGCATTGGGGCTTGATAAGGAAACACAGATCTATATTGCAGCTGGTGAGATTTATGGTGGTGAAAAGAGGTTGGCAGCGTTAAGGGCTGCATATCCACTGATT GTTAAAAAGGAAACGTTGTTAGATCCAGAAGAATTGCAATCTTTTCATAATCATTCATCTCAAATGGCTGCCCTGGATTTTATGGTTTCCACAGCCAGCAACACATTCATTCCCACATATGATGGGAATATGGCAAAAGTTGTGGAAGGTCACCGCAG GTATCTTGGGTTCAAGAAGTCTGTCCTGCTGGATAGGAGAAAAATTGTAGAGTTGGTGGATATGCATCAGAATGGGACACTTTCCTGGAATGAGTTTTCAGTTGCTATACGGCTAGCTCATGAGAAAAGGCTTGGACAGCCAACTCGGCGAAAAGTAATTGCAGACAAACCCAAAGAGGAAGATTATTTCTATGCAAATCCTCAAGAATGCCTTTGTGAGGGAGCAAATTGTGATGATTTACTAGGTCTTGATAACTCGAGCGAAGTACAGTAA